From Pseudoleptotrichia goodfellowii, a single genomic window includes:
- a CDS encoding trimeric intracellular cation channel family protein: MRFEIFLIICNYVGTVAFAASGVLKGVKHKLDIFGITLLAVITALGGGILRDILIAQIPDVLINPEGLYIAIITSGIMWLFTKKIRKKIKISRRRKMKLYKLITTSNLIFDSIGLAAFTLIAANKSVSLELNTVTTGILAAVTGVGGGIIRDLLVTETPIVLREDIYAVLAFGGGILYHICIVQFSFLKVPTMAILFIIMLIIRLVIIKYKVNLPNIN, from the coding sequence TTGAGATTTGAAATATTTTTAATAATTTGTAATTATGTGGGAACAGTAGCTTTTGCTGCTTCAGGAGTTCTTAAAGGAGTAAAACATAAGCTTGATATATTCGGAATAACTTTACTCGCTGTAATTACAGCACTTGGAGGTGGGATCTTACGTGATATACTTATAGCACAAATACCTGATGTCCTTATAAATCCTGAAGGACTTTATATTGCTATAATAACTTCCGGAATAATGTGGCTGTTTACTAAAAAAATCCGAAAAAAAATAAAAATATCAAGAAGAAGAAAAATGAAATTGTACAAATTGATAACAACTTCCAATCTTATATTTGATTCAATAGGTTTGGCAGCATTTACTTTAATTGCAGCAAATAAAAGTGTCAGTTTGGAATTAAATACGGTTACAACAGGAATACTCGCTGCAGTGACAGGAGTAGGAGGGGGTATTATAAGAGATCTGCTTGTAACCGAAACACCTATAGTTCTGAGGGAAGATATATATGCAGTACTGGCATTCGGAGGAGGAATATTATATCATATATGCATAGTTCAGTTCAGTTTTTTAAAAGTACCGACTATGGCAATATTGTTTATAATAATGTTAATAATAAGATTGGTAATAATAAAATACAAGGTAAATTTACCTAATATAAATTAA
- a CDS encoding bifunctional ADP-dependent NAD(P)H-hydrate dehydratase/NAD(P)H-hydrate epimerase has translation MLLGGNEETRKIDEYAINTLGIPGIVLMENAAASFVKNLDLTADSYLVICGKGNNGGDGYAIARQLNALGKNITVFCIDNQNMSKDCKINYEICKNMNIKISSDIDELDELLINSRGVIDGIFGTGLNSPVTGIYREVIEKINRHSQHCKIYSVDIPSGINGNTGEIMGTAVKAFKTVSFVIYKKGFLNRKNKEYFGEIRVENIGVNENSFLHLIKAHYLTEKEIQKIIIGRNEFSHKGDFGKILIFAGSKGFSGAAKIAVNSCIRSGSGLVTLLTYDNILNEVSSKMTEAMTLGINSDFVEENFPEIEKMILNSDVMAIGPGIGKSEKSLVILEKLLSFKKNIKGNDIKLVIDADGLNLLSENKYLFKEIENRAVLTPHSVEFSRLSGFSLEEIEKYRFEICRDFALSNKVILLLKGKNTLITDGNEVYINSTGNPYMANGGAGDCLTGIIASLSGQNYGLFESAYTGAFLHGYIADGLFKEQYIINASHIIENIPKYMKKLFCGK, from the coding sequence ATGCTTTTAGGGGGAAATGAAGAAACACGGAAAATCGACGAATATGCTATAAATACTTTAGGTATTCCCGGCATTGTTCTCATGGAAAATGCAGCTGCTTCTTTTGTAAAAAATCTTGACTTGACTGCTGACAGTTATCTTGTGATATGCGGTAAAGGAAATAACGGAGGAGACGGTTATGCGATTGCAAGACAGTTAAACGCTTTAGGCAAAAACATAACTGTTTTTTGTATTGATAATCAGAATATGAGCAAAGACTGTAAAATAAATTATGAAATATGTAAAAATATGAATATAAAAATATCTTCCGATATTGATGAACTGGATGAACTTTTAATTAACTCCCGAGGAGTAATTGACGGAATTTTCGGGACAGGATTAAATTCCCCTGTAACAGGAATATATAGAGAAGTCATAGAAAAAATTAACAGGCATTCTCAGCATTGTAAAATATATTCGGTAGACATACCTTCGGGAATTAACGGAAATACCGGAGAAATAATGGGAACGGCAGTGAAAGCATTTAAGACCGTTTCTTTTGTTATTTATAAAAAAGGATTTTTAAACAGGAAAAATAAAGAGTATTTCGGAGAAATAAGAGTAGAGAATATCGGAGTAAATGAAAACAGTTTTTTACATTTAATAAAAGCTCATTATTTAACAGAAAAAGAAATACAGAAAATAATTATCGGACGTAATGAATTTTCTCATAAAGGAGATTTCGGAAAAATTTTGATATTCGCAGGAAGCAAAGGCTTTTCAGGAGCTGCAAAAATAGCTGTAAATTCCTGTATTAGAAGCGGTTCAGGACTTGTTACTTTACTCACATATGATAATATTTTAAATGAAGTTTCCTCAAAAATGACAGAAGCAATGACATTAGGGATAAACAGCGATTTTGTTGAGGAAAATTTTCCAGAAATTGAAAAGATGATATTAAATTCTGACGTAATGGCAATAGGACCGGGAATCGGAAAATCTGAAAAATCACTTGTTATATTGGAAAAACTTCTAAGTTTCAAGAAAAATATCAAAGGAAACGATATAAAACTTGTTATTGATGCCGACGGTTTAAATCTGTTGTCTGAAAATAAATATCTTTTTAAAGAAATTGAAAATCGGGCTGTTCTTACTCCTCATTCAGTGGAGTTTTCGAGATTATCCGGATTTTCACTTGAAGAAATTGAAAAATACAGATTTGAAATTTGCAGAGATTTTGCCTTATCCAACAAAGTAATATTGCTTTTAAAAGGCAAAAATACTTTAATAACCGACGGAAATGAAGTATATATTAACAGTACCGGAAATCCCTATATGGCTAACGGAGGAGCAGGAGATTGCCTTACAGGAATAATAGCTTCTCTTTCAGGACAAAATTACGGATTATTTGAAAGTGCTTATACAGGAGCATTTTTACACGGATATATTGCCGACGGGCTTTTTAAAGAACAGTATATAATAAATGCTTCGCATATAATTGAAAACATTCCGAAATATATGAAAAAACTGTTTTGTGGAAAATAA
- a CDS encoding autotransporter domain-containing protein, with protein MIKTVKKTILFCMFTVLFCNIAFSLKAENKADMNDEGYKEIEKELKNIKDKEKNIDKQLDMTKCTVKTSKTKSNLPVCQNSTAFFQNTTSYKNNKPLKVYPDKDEVLLETPIVVETNTKTDKGNIPSSGKYNKKVKEYKANYDYEINKNTKVGIGLNHKDKELRQYKDQKRHKRDADDNNVSLNTEYEKDGLTYRGEVEFGKGYYYKKGIKNETPQSHYDYINSRGNVLYKKDLGNDTELVPSAEVEIKNTNERNVGNNGRNYIPAENSDIVTTAGVKLKQKYNDKIKWEVGTEYKQNMKNVITGKTNYNKSLNNDTYERGTFITGANVQYKKDDSVTYKLGYNFEKNRDYNNRVLNFSVTYQIKD; from the coding sequence ATGATAAAAACAGTTAAAAAAACAATTTTATTTTGTATGTTTACAGTTTTATTCTGTAATATTGCTTTCTCATTAAAGGCTGAAAATAAAGCAGATATGAATGATGAAGGATATAAAGAAATAGAAAAAGAACTGAAAAATATTAAAGATAAGGAAAAAAACATAGATAAACAGTTGGATATGACAAAATGTACAGTCAAAACTTCAAAAACTAAAAGTAACTTGCCCGTATGTCAAAATTCAACAGCTTTTTTTCAAAATACAACTTCATATAAAAACAACAAACCTCTTAAAGTTTATCCTGACAAAGATGAAGTTCTGCTTGAAACACCTATAGTAGTCGAAACAAATACGAAAACAGATAAAGGAAATATACCTTCATCAGGAAAATATAACAAAAAGGTGAAAGAATACAAGGCAAATTATGATTACGAGATCAATAAAAATACTAAAGTAGGAATAGGTCTTAATCATAAAGATAAAGAATTAAGGCAGTATAAGGATCAAAAACGTCACAAAAGAGATGCCGATGATAATAATGTTTCTTTAAATACCGAATATGAAAAAGACGGTCTTACCTACAGAGGAGAAGTTGAATTCGGAAAAGGATATTATTATAAAAAAGGTATTAAAAATGAAACACCTCAAAGTCATTATGATTATATAAATTCCAGAGGAAATGTTTTATATAAAAAAGATTTGGGAAATGATACAGAACTTGTGCCTTCTGCAGAAGTAGAAATTAAAAATACTAATGAAAGAAATGTGGGTAATAATGGAAGAAATTATATACCTGCTGAAAATTCGGATATAGTAACTACTGCAGGAGTGAAACTGAAACAAAAATATAATGATAAAATAAAATGGGAAGTAGGCACTGAATATAAACAGAATATGAAAAATGTAATTACCGGGAAAACAAATTACAATAAGAGTCTTAATAATGATACTTATGAGCGTGGAACGTTTATAACAGGAGCAAATGTTCAGTACAAAAAAGATGATTCGGTTACATACAAACTCGGATATAATTTTGAGAAAAACAGAGATTATAACAACCGTGTTTTGAATTTCAGTGTTACTTATCAAATAAAAGATTAG
- a CDS encoding PBECR3 domain-containing polyvalent protein, producing the protein MENKIRYTKTGKKIEIYEFDAKLHQKVIMQKKQFEEHIIKKHPEITLEIIDVILNNPDYVTKRSNSKKEHFYQKKIDKLHYFVVVSSHKNIRHLRFILTAFSVDDKEFLKEKNVYYKYVGYIDYDNNTY; encoded by the coding sequence TTGGAAAATAAAATAAGATATACAAAAACCGGAAAAAAAATAGAAATTTATGAATTTGATGCTAAACTGCATCAAAAAGTTATAATGCAAAAAAAACAGTTTGAAGAGCATATTATAAAGAAACATCCTGAAATAACATTAGAAATTATAGATGTTATATTAAATAATCCCGATTACGTGACCAAACGGTCCAATTCTAAAAAAGAACATTTTTATCAAAAGAAAATCGACAAGCTTCATTATTTTGTAGTTGTTTCCAGCCATAAAAATATACGTCATTTAAGATTTATCCTGACAGCATTTTCAGTGGATGATAAAGAGTTTCTGAAAGAAAAAAATGTTTATTATAAATATGTCGGCTATATAGATTATGATAATAATACATATTAA
- a CDS encoding segregation and condensation protein A, with the protein MKNTTIKIKIDNFEGPLDLLIHLIEKKQMKITEINISQIIDDYLNYIREQKEENLKIKVEFLIMATDLIEIKAYSILNKEKKDEKIENLERKILEYKLFKEISVLFSEYENEYNIPYKRTGNKNIETAMIEYDISGLTLDSLLNSFRALLEEEDKEKLILNLEEEYSTEDAADEISELMETKDRIGFSELLKNKFTKSRIVSLFLCVLEMFKSGYIDIINENKEFYIQKLSF; encoded by the coding sequence ATGAAAAATACCACAATAAAAATAAAAATAGATAATTTTGAAGGACCGTTGGATCTTCTTATACATCTGATAGAAAAAAAGCAGATGAAAATTACTGAAATCAATATTTCTCAAATAATAGACGATTATTTGAATTATATAAGAGAGCAGAAAGAAGAAAATCTTAAAATTAAAGTCGAATTTCTAATTATGGCAACGGATCTTATTGAAATTAAGGCTTACTCTATATTAAACAAAGAGAAAAAAGACGAAAAAATAGAAAATCTTGAAAGAAAAATACTGGAATATAAATTATTTAAAGAAATTTCGGTATTATTTTCCGAATATGAAAATGAATATAATATCCCTTATAAAAGAACGGGAAATAAAAATATTGAAACTGCAATGATAGAATATGATATCTCAGGACTGACATTGGATTCACTGCTTAACAGTTTCAGAGCATTATTAGAAGAAGAAGATAAAGAGAAACTGATTCTAAATCTTGAAGAGGAGTATTCTACTGAAGATGCTGCCGATGAAATAAGTGAACTTATGGAGACTAAAGATCGTATAGGATTCAGTGAATTACTGAAAAATAAATTTACAAAATCAAGAATAGTTTCGTTATTTTTATGTGTTCTTGAAATGTTTAAAAGCGGATATATTGACATAATAAATGAAAATAAAGAATTTTATATACAAAAACTATCTTTTTAG
- the ribF gene encoding riboflavin biosynthesis protein RibF: MSMKIITKKEKEVEEFLKFENTSCVNEEELKQSKNIVILGNFDGVHRGHAKLLERAVKKAREKGYKTIVYTFCEYPQKKESRITTPSEKCQLINNFNIDYVYMDNFEDVKNFSPEEFIEKILIQKLNVREIYCGFNFTLGKGKSGNVRIMENILREKYNNSIVLNIQPLILDDENEIISSTRIRKYIQKSDLSKAKELLGHNFIIMGEVVHGKKLGRTLGFPTANLTFENRIYPELGVYGVYVHIEGDSNIYHGIMNIGKNPTVKSDSLLLNVETNIFDFEQDIYGKIILIEVLEKVGKEKKLNSLEELIQKISDNVSNWRKRIDEKYHNKNKNR, encoded by the coding sequence ATGAGTATGAAAATAATTACAAAAAAAGAAAAAGAAGTTGAAGAATTTCTTAAATTTGAAAATACAAGTTGTGTTAATGAAGAAGAACTGAAACAGAGTAAAAATATAGTTATATTGGGTAATTTTGACGGAGTTCACAGAGGACACGCGAAATTACTGGAAAGAGCGGTAAAAAAAGCACGAGAAAAAGGATACAAAACTATAGTTTATACTTTTTGCGAATATCCTCAAAAAAAAGAAAGCAGAATTACTACTCCTTCGGAAAAGTGCCAATTAATCAACAATTTTAATATTGACTATGTTTATATGGATAATTTTGAAGATGTTAAAAATTTTTCTCCTGAAGAATTTATCGAAAAAATTCTTATACAAAAACTGAATGTAAGAGAGATATACTGTGGATTCAATTTTACATTGGGAAAAGGAAAATCCGGAAATGTAAGAATTATGGAAAATATTCTAAGGGAGAAATATAACAACAGTATTGTTTTAAATATTCAGCCTTTAATTTTAGACGATGAAAATGAAATCATAAGCAGTACAAGAATAAGAAAATACATTCAGAAGTCGGATTTATCAAAAGCAAAAGAATTATTAGGACATAATTTTATTATTATGGGCGAAGTCGTTCACGGGAAAAAACTCGGAAGAACTCTCGGTTTTCCTACAGCCAATCTGACCTTTGAAAACAGAATATATCCTGAATTGGGAGTATACGGGGTATATGTTCATATAGAAGGAGATAGCAATATTTATCACGGTATAATGAATATAGGAAAAAATCCTACAGTAAAATCCGATTCTTTATTACTGAATGTTGAAACCAATATATTTGATTTTGAGCAGGATATTTACGGTAAAATTATATTGATAGAAGTATTGGAAAAAGTAGGAAAAGAAAAAAAATTAAACTCGCTGGAAGAACTTATTCAAAAAATCAGCGATAATGTTTCCAATTGGAGAAAAAGAATAGATGAAAAATACCACAATAAAAATAAAAATAGATAA
- a CDS encoding acyl-CoA dehydrogenase family protein, with protein sequence MLNLIDEALVKMNTGEFLNNIKKAFNDIFSQENINKINLMNYLPEDKWLDIKNYGLLLPFLAEKFGGRKANQFEIQEVLRIAGNYGVPVTLRTGIEGALVLQPLTEFGNNEQISKGLELILKGEGGGLAITEPETSGSAIAKEMQSYYEYVDENTIHLKSTKYWQGNSQSDFLLVAAKEKKDRKLSKTISLIFVPKEYIKYEVLQSEGLKAVRYAVNNIDAAIPAKYLMKLSESKANSLREFQNIFIRSRLQLIGMTHGIMEYIVKNIKKYSRNEIKFVEREIDEIEKRYEASKIMYNYTCNNVSPDKSVADKLMEANIIKSLSTDYTYEAAKTAQKLLGAKGFEAGHPMSNIAVDFRPFTIFEGPNDMLYADIYDQFSKATSEEKKSGIRISKEQTLYERFLSDKRFQEIKTSTENLLQKADDIINFMKNHTLNEIDQIKKVFTGKILSKLFVLSQTDAEDLSTFLIKDIKKDILDFEYC encoded by the coding sequence ATGCTTAATTTAATTGATGAGGCTCTTGTGAAAATGAATACGGGAGAGTTTCTGAACAATATAAAAAAAGCTTTTAACGATATATTTTCTCAGGAAAATATTAATAAAATAAATTTAATGAATTATCTGCCTGAGGACAAATGGCTGGATATAAAAAATTACGGTCTGCTGCTCCCTTTCCTTGCCGAAAAATTCGGAGGAAGAAAAGCTAATCAGTTTGAAATTCAGGAAGTATTGAGAATTGCCGGAAATTACGGCGTACCTGTAACACTGCGAACAGGGATTGAAGGAGCTTTAGTTCTTCAACCTCTTACAGAATTCGGAAATAACGAACAAATCTCTAAAGGACTTGAACTTATATTAAAAGGTGAAGGCGGAGGTTTGGCAATAACCGAACCTGAAACGTCAGGATCTGCTATTGCAAAAGAAATGCAGTCATATTATGAATATGTTGATGAAAATACTATACACTTGAAGTCGACTAAATATTGGCAGGGAAATTCCCAAAGTGATTTTCTTTTGGTTGCAGCTAAAGAAAAAAAAGACAGAAAACTCTCAAAAACAATAAGTCTTATATTCGTTCCGAAGGAATATATAAAATATGAAGTTCTTCAATCTGAAGGTCTGAAAGCCGTTAGATATGCAGTTAATAATATTGATGCTGCTATTCCTGCGAAATATTTGATGAAATTATCGGAATCCAAAGCAAATTCCTTGAGGGAATTTCAAAATATCTTTATAAGAAGTCGTCTGCAACTTATAGGTATGACCCATGGAATAATGGAATATATTGTAAAAAATATAAAAAAATATTCCAGAAATGAAATAAAATTTGTCGAACGTGAAATAGATGAAATAGAAAAAAGATACGAAGCATCAAAAATTATGTATAATTATACATGTAATAATGTTTCTCCGGATAAATCGGTAGCTGATAAACTTATGGAGGCCAATATTATAAAAAGTCTGTCTACAGATTATACTTATGAAGCTGCAAAAACAGCTCAAAAATTATTAGGTGCCAAAGGATTTGAGGCAGGTCATCCTATGAGTAACATAGCTGTTGATTTCAGACCGTTTACAATATTTGAAGGACCTAATGATATGCTTTATGCGGATATTTATGATCAGTTTTCAAAAGCTACTTCCGAAGAAAAGAAATCAGGAATAAGAATAAGCAAGGAACAGACTCTGTATGAAAGATTTCTATCTGATAAAAGATTTCAGGAAATAAAAACATCTACAGAAAATCTTCTTCAGAAAGCCGATGATATTATTAATTTCATGAAAAACCATACTCTGAATGAAATTGACCAGATAAAAAAAGTTTTTACAGGAAAAATACTTTCCAAATTATTTGTTCTTTCTCAAACTGATGCTGAAGATTTATCCACATTTCTTATAAAAGACATAAAAAAAGATATACTGGATTTTGAATACTGTTAA
- the galU gene encoding UTP--glucose-1-phosphate uridylyltransferase GalU, protein MKQKKIRKAVIPAAGLGTRVLPATKAQPKEMLAIVDKPALQYLVEELIDSGIEEILIITGRNKASIENHFDYSYELEKTLEENGKKDLLKVVDDISKMSNIYYVRQKKPLGLGHAVGCAEAFVGNEPFVVLLGDDIMYADPSKGELPVTKQLIDKYEELNGGTILGVQEVPEKEVGKYGIINPLKEIDSQTVEVENFIEKPSVEEAPSRLAALGRYVLEPEIFEFLKKTKPGKGGEIQLTDAILDMKNSGKKLYAYNFKGLRYDTGDKFGMFVANVEFGLRHPELKDRTKEYLKKLYESIK, encoded by the coding sequence ATGAAGCAGAAAAAAATAAGAAAAGCTGTAATACCTGCAGCAGGATTGGGAACAAGAGTTTTACCCGCAACAAAAGCTCAGCCGAAAGAAATGTTGGCGATTGTAGATAAACCTGCGTTGCAGTATCTGGTTGAAGAACTTATAGATTCGGGAATAGAAGAAATATTAATTATTACAGGGAGAAATAAGGCTTCTATTGAAAATCATTTTGACTATTCTTATGAATTGGAGAAAACTTTAGAGGAAAATGGAAAAAAAGATTTACTTAAAGTTGTAGATGATATTTCCAAAATGTCCAACATTTACTATGTACGACAGAAAAAACCTTTAGGATTGGGACATGCAGTCGGATGTGCCGAAGCGTTTGTAGGAAACGAGCCTTTTGTAGTGCTTCTCGGAGATGATATAATGTATGCCGATCCGTCTAAAGGAGAACTCCCTGTAACAAAACAGCTTATTGACAAATACGAAGAATTAAATGGGGGAACCATTTTGGGTGTACAGGAAGTACCCGAAAAAGAAGTGGGAAAATACGGAATTATAAATCCTTTAAAAGAAATAGACAGTCAGACAGTGGAAGTGGAGAATTTTATAGAAAAACCTTCTGTAGAAGAAGCACCGAGCAGACTTGCAGCTTTAGGCAGATATGTACTGGAGCCTGAAATATTTGAGTTTCTTAAAAAAACAAAACCGGGAAAAGGCGGAGAAATTCAGCTTACTGATGCAATTCTCGATATGAAAAATTCCGGGAAAAAATTATATGCTTACAATTTTAAAGGATTGAGATATGATACAGGAGATAAATTCGGAATGTTTGTAGCAAATGTGGAGTTCGGACTAAGACATCCTGAATTAAAAGACAGAACGAAAGAATATCTGAAAAAGTTATATGAAAGTATAAAATAA
- the murJ gene encoding murein biosynthesis integral membrane protein MurJ: protein MFKSSFIVMAINMLSRLLGLIREMIIGGMFGATGLTDAYVSATKIPNFFTTLFGEGSMGTVFIPIYNRGLEEKGVEKTNDFVFSILNLIIAFTSTLSVIMIVFSRQILKITTGFKDPERFETANNLLKIMAFYFLFIALSGVVSSFLNNYKKFAIAASTGLVFNLTIIIGTLLLSKKIGIYGLGIAYLLSGVFQLGMMLPQFFQIIKKYKFIFNLKDEYVREMFLLMIPTLIGIFGYQINEIVDNNFATRLSAGTASALNYASRLYLLPIGVFAISLSVVIFPTLSQAVVKNQRKKVKNTIQKGLNMLAFLIIPSSTVLMGYAEPIVTLIYKRGHFSDKGVITTAGALKFYALGLLFFSTIHLLTRSHYVYKDRTLPVISSFVAIFINIVLDWLLYEKYQYIGLTIATSFSAMVNYMILLISLNKRHIRLNNLIYLKFLVLSLVISLAAFCVSNMIKVPPLGKFGILVNITAFAVLYLGIWAIPVMTKKSKK from the coding sequence ATGTTTAAATCAAGTTTTATTGTTATGGCTATAAATATGCTGAGTAGACTGCTTGGTCTAATTAGAGAAATGATAATAGGGGGCATGTTCGGAGCCACCGGACTGACCGATGCTTATGTAAGTGCCACCAAAATTCCGAATTTTTTTACTACTTTATTTGGTGAAGGCTCCATGGGAACTGTGTTTATACCTATTTATAACAGAGGATTGGAAGAAAAAGGTGTTGAAAAAACTAATGATTTTGTTTTTTCAATATTGAATCTGATAATTGCTTTTACGTCTACTTTATCAGTTATAATGATTGTATTTTCAAGGCAAATACTCAAGATTACTACAGGTTTTAAAGATCCTGAAAGATTTGAAACGGCAAATAATTTACTGAAAATAATGGCATTTTACTTTCTGTTTATTGCACTTTCGGGAGTAGTTTCATCTTTCCTGAACAATTATAAGAAATTTGCAATAGCAGCTTCTACAGGACTTGTGTTTAACCTTACAATCATAATAGGAACATTGCTTTTATCCAAAAAAATCGGGATATACGGCTTGGGGATAGCATATCTGCTATCGGGAGTGTTTCAGCTCGGAATGATGCTGCCTCAGTTTTTTCAGATAATAAAGAAATATAAGTTTATATTCAATCTAAAAGACGAATATGTCCGAGAGATGTTTCTACTGATGATTCCCACATTGATTGGGATATTCGGCTATCAAATAAATGAAATTGTAGATAATAACTTTGCAACAAGGCTTTCAGCAGGAACTGCCAGTGCGTTAAATTATGCAAGCAGACTTTATTTATTACCGATAGGTGTATTTGCAATATCATTATCGGTCGTAATTTTTCCGACATTATCTCAGGCAGTAGTAAAAAATCAAAGAAAAAAAGTAAAAAATACGATACAAAAAGGACTGAATATGCTGGCATTCCTTATTATTCCATCATCAACAGTGTTAATGGGATATGCCGAACCGATAGTAACACTGATATATAAGAGAGGGCATTTTTCAGATAAAGGAGTTATAACAACAGCAGGAGCATTAAAATTTTACGCTTTGGGATTATTATTTTTCTCTACGATACACTTACTGACCCGAAGCCATTATGTATATAAAGATAGAACGTTACCTGTTATTTCATCATTTGTTGCAATTTTTATAAATATAGTACTGGATTGGCTCTTATATGAAAAATATCAGTATATAGGACTTACAATAGCAACTTCATTTTCAGCAATGGTAAACTATATGATATTATTAATTTCTCTGAATAAACGGCATATCAGGCTGAATAATCTGATTTATTTAAAATTCCTCGTTCTATCCCTTGTAATATCTCTGGCAGCCTTTTGTGTATCCAATATGATAAAAGTTCCGCCATTGGGTAAATTCGGTATTTTAGTAAATATTACAGCGTTTGCAGTATTATATCTAGGAATATGGGCAATTCCGGTAATGACGAAGAAATCAAAAAAGTAA